The following coding sequences lie in one Rutidosis leptorrhynchoides isolate AG116_Rl617_1_P2 chromosome 4, CSIRO_AGI_Rlap_v1, whole genome shotgun sequence genomic window:
- the LOC139845113 gene encoding myb-related protein 308-like, with product MGRSPCCEKAHTNKGAWTKEEDHRLIAYIRAHGEGCWRSLPKAAGLLRCGKSCRLRWINYLRPDLKRGNFTEDEDELIIKLHSLLGNKWSLIAGRLPGRTDNEIKNYWNTHIRRKLLNWGIDPATHRPVNDGQTNNHHPTTTTTTNINNRSSSLDVTTTTISFANTSPNQFVKEEMEDEKLNSDRNIKTLLPEIQERCPDLNLDLRISPPHYQNIQNNSSSSSSSSSSSSYIQPQVQHVQYNHYHHQYEHQHHQALKTGGSFAGGNSTNICFSCSLGITNSKECSCTTSLNGTTSNNNTGYDFLGLNSGVLDYRSIEIMK from the exons ATGGGAAGATCGCCTTGTTGCGAAAAAGCACATACAAATAAAGGAGCATGGACTAAAGAAGAAGATCATCGGTTAATTGCTTACATAAGAGCTCACGGTGAAGGCTGCTGGCGGTCACTTCCTAAGGCTGCCGGACTCCTCCGCTGCGGCAAAAGCTGCCGTCTCCGATGGATCAATTATCTCCGGCCTGACCTCAAACGTGGCAATTTCACTGAAGATGAAGATGAACTTATCATTAAACTACACAGTCTTCTTGGTAACAA GTGGTCTTTAATTGCTGGAAGATTACCTGGGAGGACAGATAACGAAATAAAGAATTACTGGAATACCCATATCAGACGAAAACTTTTAAACTGGGGAATTGATCCGGCAACTCACCGGCCGGTCAACGATGGTCAAACTAATAATCACCaccctaccaccaccaccaccacaaacaTCAATAACAGAAGTTCATCTTTAGATGTCACCACCACTACAATATCTTTTGCAAACACTAGTCCAAATCAATTTGTTAAAGAAGAAATGGAAGATGAAAAACTTAATTCTGACCGGAATATCAAGACTTTGTTGCCGGAGATTCAAGAAAGATGCCCGGATTTAAATTTGGATTTACGAATTAGTCCACCTCATTATCAAAATATTCAAAACAATAGctcgtcttcatcatcatcatcatcatcatcatcatacattcaACCACAGGTTCAACATGTTCAATACaaccattatcatcatcaatatgAACATCAACATCATCAGGCATTAAAAACAGGTGGAAGTTTTGCTGGTGGTAATAGTACAAATATTTGTTTTTCTTGCAGTTTAGGTATAACAAATAGCAAGGAATGCAGTTGTACCACCAGTCTAAATGGTACAACTAGTAACAACAACACTGGTTATGATTT